GTTGCCATGCTCATCCTTATAATATTGCTTGCATGTCTAGTGGTTTTCATCTACATGGTCACCGTTAGGGGTTCGGGTCACCTTGAACCCAGCAGAGCCTACTTGGAGTATCGTCTTGATGACTTTTCAGGTTGGCTTCGCCGGAGGGTTCAGAGTTCATACAAGTGGGATCGGATAAGAGGCTGCCTTAGCTCAACCAATATGTGTGCTGAGTTGAACCAGAGTTATCGCATGGCTCAAGATTTCTTCAACGCTCATATTAGCCCCTTACAGGTTACTGAAGCTTTTTCTTGCTTTCATTCTTCGTCCCCCCCATTTTTACTATTTACCTTTACAATTGATTTAGAAGAAAGATGCCTTTCAATGGCATTGTTCTTTCTATGTGGCGGATGCGAATTTCCGTTTTCTTAGAGAAATTAAagcaggaaaaacaaaataaattattataatttaagaaaTGAAAACGATCCTCTTTTTTCCCCAAACTGTtaattctctttctttctagCATCTACCTAGAATTAATAGAATAATGGGCGATGTCATCTTCCTCGAATAGATCCACAAAACACGTTAAGGGTGAAGTAATGGAAATTTCTCTGGTCTTTTGTTCATCAATACAACACATATTTAACATcactcatataattttttttttttttttttcaaaattgtaaaTTTACTACTAAAATGTTATTATACTAAACTTAATTATGAAGTTCCTAAAGTTTATTTCGAAATAAACAGCGTTTGTTTCAGTTACTCTAAAGAAAGAATAACCTTTATCCACAGCTAGCGTATGAAGCATAGAATAATAAAGTTGATTAGATCTCCTCTACCATGCGATATCTTCTTTATgccttatctttatttttttttcttttgcttttttttatcgTTTACAGTCAGGATGCTGTAAGCCCCCAACCCTATGTGGGTATACATTTGTGAATCCAACGTATTGGATTAGTCCCATTAACAACGCTGCAGATATGGACTGCCTGCAATGGAACAATGACCAAAATCAACTTTGCTACAACTGCGATTCATGCAAGGCCGGGTTGCTGGCTAATTTGAAAGAGGAATGGAGAAGGGCAGATATCATCTTGCTCATTACTCTTGTTGCCTTAATATGCGTATACTTGGTAGGCTGCTGTGCCTTTAGGAATGCCAAGACAGAAGATTTGTTCCGCAGATACAAGCAAGGTTATACATAGAACCGAGGTAATTGGACACTGATGTTTGTAATGTTTGCTGGTTCGTACGTTGTTTTTGCTAATTCTCTGAGTTTCGTGTAAGAAGATTATATAATTTCCTGGTTAAAGTGTGTGCTGTTTTGGGGTTTCGATGTGCTTCGGTCTTAGTGAAGAAATCCGGGTAAAGATGTTGATAGCACTGCGCGATTAGCGGTGGGCACCGAAAGTTGATTGCTTTGTGCTCCGCCAACTACAATACAATAATGGGATTGAATTCCAGTAAGGTGACTTTTGAGGGAGGGTTTCAGGGTTTCAGCCCCTGCAGCCATGTCCCATTGTCAGCTGGAGTTTGACAAAAAATCACCATTTGTTTCCCTTTTATCGACGAGGTTTGAAGTGGGTCATAACCCATTTGGATTGGTTCATGCCACAGACCTCTCTGTAGCGTCATGCTTCCGTCTTCCGGTCGAAGATTACAAactgatttattttggtttatgtttCTTCTTCCCTCTTTAATTTCCATTGGCTTTGTCATTGAACATCAGCAAACCTTTCTCTCTTGATTAAAGCAACTGTTTTTGAGCTTATTGAAAATCACAGCACAAATGTTCATAAAATATCGTGTTTTGATTGTTTCTGATCTGTTTTAATACTATGATCCCTTCATCTATAGTCGAAAACTCAATGGCCTTTTAGATGCTGCTGATTGTTTCAGCAAAGAATTAGTCAAAATGAAGTCAAGATCCCGGTCAAGTAAAGCTAAATTTGGCCAGTAGTCAACCCAACTTTTTTCGTTATATCCTTGAACGACTTCCATTACGTAAGTACACACACATTGGATTATGTTATGGCAATTAAATtctcaaatataattaatctaCTTATATGTAATAATTACCAGCAGGAACACAGTAAATCATGCAAAACTAACAAACTGGAAGGCACATAAAACGAAGTGATCAGTTCAGTTTGGGAACAAATGAGAGATAAATACACCCTAGTATATCTGTTCATGTTATGTAGCGAgccaatattaatttttttaaaaaaatataaaactaataaaaatataaaaaatattttaaacgtGTTGTGTTAAGCAATAATGAGGTTTTGCATCCAAATAATTTGGATCTTGCTTGTTTGGCAAATTTAAGAACAATATTCCAGcacaactttttaaatttaaaaataataaaatccatgTCAGACCCTAGAGCCTAGGCATGGTCACAAGACCCAAATCGCTTAGATTTGGCCTGTTACCAAACCCAGgcattgagttaaaaaaaaaataatatataattacaaaaaaaaaaaaagtgaaactgTTTACACACGCCACACCATATGGAAGGAGGTATGGTTGCGCATCCAATGAGACAGCGGATGGCTAGATTTGGCCACTAGAAATCGTCACACTAGATTTGGTCACTAGAAATCGTCACACGTGTTTCTTTAATGGTGTGAATGCCACCCGCtcgttgagaaaaaaaaaactaaaaaaatatttgtaaaaaaataaaaagtgaaacttctattataatttataataaaatatcccTTGATATACAATGATTTTTACATACTATTAAGTTTTTGTGATAATATATTCTAAGAAAAAGGTGTACAAAAAGGCTGCAAATGACAAGatacaaataaacaaaacatgaCAGAGTAACGAGCATAAACAGCTCAGATCAGAACTACCTTTGATCCATTTTTCTCCTCCACATCTATGGAAAAATTTTGCTCTCCAAATTCAATACTCAAGATCTTTGAGGCCGGCTCAGTCTTGTTTATGCCTTTGAACTCTACTTGTTATACCGGCTGGCTTGCAAAtaggttttgtgtttttgttggtTTATCATGCCTGCTTTTCCTTTATctatctctctctatatatctGCATTTCaccaaaattaaacataaaaaatcaaatataaccTATAATATTCAGATCTTAAAATTTCGTaaattttatatacaaataatTGTCAAAGAAAATTCTTGTTATCCTCATACTATCCCAATAATGtatactaaatagaaaataaaaaaaaaaatatcataaacatcTACATAAATGAGttcataatatcaaatacataatcgatataaaaatcatgatataatattaataatgatgtCCAATAATGCCCATTCTTTCAACataatcattaaatattttggatgATAATCATTCCATAAATAgatcaacaataataaaattgatgctaatatattaaattgaaact
This genomic interval from Populus alba chromosome 1, ASM523922v2, whole genome shotgun sequence contains the following:
- the LOC118039259 gene encoding protein TORNADO 2; its protein translation is MALSSNVIGAINFVAMLLSIPIIGAGIWLAMEPDNSCVKILQWPVIILGILILIVALAGFVGGFWRIPWLLISYLVAMLILIILLACLVVFIYMVTVRGSGHLEPSRAYLEYRLDDFSGWLRRRVQSSYKWDRIRGCLSSTNMCAELNQSYRMAQDFFNAHISPLQSGCCKPPTLCGYTFVNPTYWISPINNAADMDCLQWNNDQNQLCYNCDSCKAGLLANLKEEWRRADIILLITLVALICVYLVGCCAFRNAKTEDLFRRYKQGYT